In Halobaculum limi, one DNA window encodes the following:
- a CDS encoding ester cyclase, whose translation MDDTTHERIEAQQARYTEEVWNQGQLERTDSYFAPNAVVHNIPQGVTYDGVEEFNSWVTEVRETFPDLHVSVEETLVDGDRIVSRWTASGTNKGEMTAFGIGPTHETVEWEGVTVYQRDGETISEGWWYYDMLGILAQVGALPETMTA comes from the coding sequence ATGGACGACACGACACACGAACGGATCGAGGCACAGCAGGCGCGCTACACCGAGGAGGTGTGGAACCAGGGGCAACTCGAGCGGACCGACTCGTACTTCGCGCCGAACGCGGTCGTACACAACATCCCGCAGGGCGTGACGTACGACGGCGTCGAGGAGTTCAACTCCTGGGTCACGGAGGTCAGAGAGACGTTCCCCGACCTCCACGTCTCGGTCGAGGAGACACTCGTCGACGGCGACCGAATCGTCTCCCGGTGGACTGCCAGCGGCACGAACAAGGGCGAGATGACCGCCTTCGGCATCGGACCGACCCACGAGACGGTCGAGTGGGAGGGCGTCACCGTCTACCAGCGAGACGGTGAGACGATATCCGAGGGATGGTGGTACTACGATATGCTCGGCATCTTGGCGCAGGTGGGTGCGCTCCCGGAGACGATGACCGCGTAG
- the gcvPB gene encoding aminomethyl-transferring glycine dehydrogenase subunit GcvPB: MNYDQARYGDETRNESLLSEKDSTEVDPGENSALPDELTRDSLELPGLSEPELARHYTRLSQMNWSVEAGPYPLGSCTMKYNPSFTDSVAADPNAAVHPDRDPATVQGNLELLYGLQEYLATIGGMDAVTLQPPAGAAGEFAGITVAKAYHEHHGNDKSEVIIPASAHGTNFATAAMAGYDVVELPSGDDGRVDFEALEAAVSDETAALMLTNPNTVGLFERDIADIAELVHDHGGLLYYDGANLNALLGRARPGDMGFDIMHYNVHKTFATPHGGGGPGAGPVGVVDDLAPFLPRPQVRKVGEDTPAAAADGGTLADAGGDTDDDSASPAGTDVPEYELFDPTHSIGKVHGFGGNWLVLVRAYAYIHRLGDEGLVDASAKATLNANYLASLLEMDVPYGPFHHEFAATAGDRDAADVAKGMLDYGVHPPTTKWPEMVPEAMLTEPTEVENKRSLEDLAHAFNEAFADSDEELHDAPTKTASRRVDQTSAARNPRLSWHALGDDE; encoded by the coding sequence ATGAATTATGATCAGGCCCGCTACGGCGACGAGACGCGCAACGAGTCGCTCCTCTCGGAGAAAGACTCCACCGAGGTCGACCCCGGCGAGAACTCCGCGCTCCCCGACGAGTTGACGCGCGACTCGCTGGAGTTGCCCGGTCTCTCGGAACCGGAACTGGCCCGCCACTACACCCGACTGTCGCAGATGAACTGGAGCGTCGAGGCGGGGCCGTACCCACTCGGCTCGTGTACGATGAAGTACAACCCCTCGTTCACCGACAGCGTCGCCGCGGACCCGAACGCGGCGGTCCACCCCGACCGCGACCCCGCGACGGTGCAGGGGAACCTCGAACTCCTGTACGGCCTGCAGGAGTACCTCGCGACCATCGGCGGGATGGACGCGGTGACGCTGCAACCGCCCGCGGGCGCGGCCGGTGAGTTCGCCGGCATCACCGTCGCGAAGGCGTACCACGAACACCACGGCAACGACAAATCGGAGGTCATCATCCCGGCGTCCGCACACGGTACGAACTTCGCGACCGCCGCGATGGCGGGGTACGACGTGGTCGAACTCCCATCCGGCGACGACGGCCGCGTCGACTTCGAGGCGCTGGAAGCGGCCGTCAGCGACGAAACCGCCGCGCTGATGCTGACGAATCCGAACACGGTCGGCCTGTTCGAACGTGACATCGCCGACATCGCTGAGTTGGTCCACGACCACGGCGGCCTGCTCTACTACGACGGTGCGAACCTCAACGCCCTGCTCGGCCGGGCGCGCCCCGGCGATATGGGATTCGACATTATGCACTACAACGTCCACAAGACGTTCGCGACGCCCCACGGCGGTGGCGGCCCCGGCGCCGGACCGGTCGGCGTCGTCGACGACCTCGCGCCGTTCCTCCCGCGCCCGCAGGTGCGGAAGGTCGGCGAGGACACGCCCGCGGCGGCCGCCGACGGCGGTACCCTCGCAGACGCTGGCGGCGACACGGACGACGACTCCGCGTCGCCCGCAGGCACCGACGTCCCCGAGTACGAACTGTTCGACCCGACTCACTCCATCGGCAAGGTCCACGGCTTCGGGGGCAACTGGCTCGTGTTGGTCCGCGCGTACGCGTACATCCACCGCCTGGGCGACGAGGGACTGGTCGACGCCTCGGCGAAGGCGACGCTGAACGCGAACTACCTCGCCTCGTTGCTGGAGATGGACGTGCCGTACGGCCCGTTCCACCACGAGTTCGCGGCAACGGCGGGCGACCGCGACGCCGCCGACGTAGCGAAGGGGATGCTCGACTACGGCGTCCACCCGCCGACGACGAAGTGGCCCGAGATGGTCCCCGAGGCGATGCTGACGGAACCGACGGAGGTGGAGAACAAGCGGTCGCTGGAGGACCTGGCCCACGCCTTCAACGAGGCGTTCGCGGACTCCGACGAGGAACTTCACGACGCGCCGACGAAGACCGCCTCCCGGCGTGTGGACCAGACTTCGGCCGCGCGCAATCCGCGGCTGTCGTGGCACGCGCTGGGCGACGACGAGTAA
- the gcvPA gene encoding aminomethyl-transferring glycine dehydrogenase subunit GcvPA, translating to MSGRTSGPSGSPFAPHTAAETAEMLDALGVDEEADLFDIPEAVAFDGEFGIPQRDERTVIGDLRETFARNDDLTEFLGRGHYSHYVPAVVDDLSSRSEFLTSYTQYQPEITQGFLQALFEYQSMLVELTGLPVANCSMYDAATGLAEAALLAERVRSTSGTTILVPEDLRDGKRGTLDNYVDGSDLTVETYAYADNTADLEALADVVDDETVFVYAETPTVTGAIEPDLAAIGDLAADNDALFCVGSDTVALSLLQEPASVGADVVVGEAGSLGLPTSFGMGLGLFACKGEYLRQVPGRLVGKSEDADDRRAFTLTLQTREQHIRKERATSNICTNQAWVALRAAMHAASLGPDGLVALAEDCVRNAESLAADLDAIDGVDAPLDDRHHFREFTVGVDDAPGVAADLHDHGFAVHVLDDETLQVCVTDTNADAADDLVAAFAEVVV from the coding sequence ATGAGCGGACGCACCTCCGGGCCGTCGGGGTCGCCGTTCGCCCCCCACACCGCGGCCGAGACGGCGGAGATGCTCGACGCCCTCGGCGTCGACGAGGAGGCCGACCTCTTCGACATCCCCGAGGCGGTCGCCTTCGACGGCGAGTTCGGTATCCCCCAGCGCGACGAGCGAACCGTCATCGGCGACCTCCGGGAGACGTTCGCCCGCAACGACGACCTGACCGAGTTCCTCGGTCGCGGCCACTACTCCCACTACGTCCCCGCGGTCGTCGACGACCTCTCCTCGCGGTCGGAGTTCCTCACCAGTTACACGCAGTACCAGCCTGAGATTACCCAGGGGTTCCTCCAAGCCCTCTTCGAGTACCAGTCGATGCTGGTCGAACTGACGGGCCTGCCGGTCGCCAACTGCTCGATGTACGACGCCGCGACCGGCCTCGCGGAGGCGGCGCTGCTCGCCGAGCGCGTGCGCTCCACGTCGGGCACGACCATCCTCGTCCCCGAGGACCTGCGCGACGGCAAGCGCGGGACGCTCGACAACTACGTCGACGGCTCGGATCTGACCGTCGAGACGTACGCCTACGCGGACAACACGGCCGACCTCGAAGCCCTCGCGGATGTCGTCGACGACGAAACCGTCTTCGTGTACGCGGAGACGCCCACCGTGACGGGGGCGATCGAACCCGACCTCGCCGCCATCGGTGACCTCGCGGCCGACAACGACGCGCTGTTCTGCGTCGGCTCCGACACCGTCGCGCTGTCGCTATTGCAGGAACCGGCCTCCGTCGGTGCGGACGTGGTCGTCGGCGAGGCGGGGTCGCTCGGCCTCCCGACGAGCTTCGGGATGGGCCTCGGCCTGTTCGCGTGTAAGGGGGAGTACCTCCGGCAGGTCCCCGGCCGCCTCGTCGGCAAGAGCGAGGACGCTGACGACCGCCGGGCGTTCACGCTCACGCTCCAGACGCGCGAACAGCACATCCGCAAGGAGCGCGCCACCTCGAACATCTGCACGAATCAGGCGTGGGTCGCACTCCGCGCCGCGATGCACGCGGCCTCGCTCGGCCCCGACGGCCTCGTCGCCCTCGCGGAAGACTGCGTTCGCAACGCCGAGTCGCTCGCGGCGGACCTGGACGCCATCGACGGCGTCGATGCACCGCTCGACGACCGCCACCACTTCCGCGAGTTCACCGTCGGCGTCGACGACGCACCCGGCGTCGCCGCCGACCTCCACGACCACGGCTTCGCGGTCCACGTCCTCGACGACGAGACGCTGCAGGTGTGTGTGACGGACACGAACGCCGACGCGGCCGACGATCTCGTCGCCGCGTTCGCGGAGGTGGTAGTATGA
- a CDS encoding histidine kinase N-terminal 7TM domain-containing protein gives MLGFEPWGIQYWYVAAYAIAVVGCGIALRRAVVVDDDETRRGLVALLVSSGGWAAAQLAYLLAPPAYQYGLYLTGLIVGLTTIGGWLYFCSAYSGRAFHRNTTVRRAAVGVYLAIVAVKLTNPAHELYFTAEQVATPFVHLAVQQGVLHWVVTGFSYALVAIGFFMLMDQFLEADFDTRPLAALVGATALPVVFNLVEYARTPLLDLSLEPVGVAVFAVGTLYVFEDRFLSVQLSDGVDDPLIYLDEDDRVRETNDRAVETFPDLRGARGARIGDVLPGVGPALGEEDGLYEDRGPEGQRYFLATTTEFVRGHGSVGRLVMLSDVTGSEQRRRELARQNEQLESIAAAMRHELFNTLQIVAGRVDIAGSELEGGDVTAARESLQTASKTAERMRRLVRDFADLARKGKTIEATEWVEVGPTAESAWASVDTDDAELVRHNGGRIEADPERLDSLLVSGFRFAVHNDASRIDLELHDDGFTLAGDGNEYHNLDPEAFFEYGGAVPTAKAGIALPNLRTLAEVHGWSAHVDPDYEGGVRVVVSDAHVDVRENGADVGETGAVTASTS, from the coding sequence ATGCTCGGGTTCGAACCGTGGGGGATCCAATACTGGTACGTGGCCGCGTACGCGATTGCCGTCGTCGGCTGTGGGATCGCACTTCGACGTGCGGTCGTCGTCGACGACGACGAGACGAGACGTGGACTCGTCGCCTTACTCGTCTCCAGCGGTGGGTGGGCGGCCGCACAGTTGGCGTACTTACTCGCACCACCGGCGTACCAGTACGGACTGTATCTCACCGGCTTGATCGTCGGCCTCACGACCATCGGCGGGTGGCTCTACTTCTGCTCGGCGTACAGCGGGCGCGCGTTCCACCGGAACACCACCGTCCGCCGCGCCGCTGTCGGCGTGTACCTCGCTATCGTCGCCGTGAAACTCACCAACCCCGCTCACGAACTCTACTTCACCGCCGAACAGGTGGCGACGCCGTTCGTACACTTGGCCGTCCAGCAGGGCGTCCTCCACTGGGTCGTCACCGGCTTCTCGTACGCGCTGGTCGCCATCGGCTTTTTTATGCTGATGGATCAGTTCCTCGAAGCCGACTTCGACACCCGCCCGCTGGCGGCGCTGGTCGGCGCGACAGCCCTCCCAGTCGTGTTCAATCTGGTCGAGTACGCGCGAACGCCGTTGCTCGACCTCAGCCTCGAACCCGTCGGCGTGGCGGTGTTCGCGGTCGGGACGCTGTACGTGTTCGAGGACCGATTCCTCTCGGTGCAGTTGTCCGACGGCGTCGACGACCCCCTCATCTACCTCGACGAGGACGACCGGGTCCGCGAGACGAACGACCGCGCCGTCGAGACGTTCCCCGACCTCCGTGGCGCACGAGGTGCACGGATCGGCGACGTCCTGCCCGGTGTCGGGCCGGCGCTGGGTGAGGAAGATGGCTTGTACGAGGACCGTGGCCCCGAGGGCCAGCGCTACTTCCTCGCGACGACGACGGAGTTCGTCCGCGGGCACGGGAGCGTCGGCCGACTGGTGATGCTGAGCGACGTGACTGGCTCTGAACAGCGGCGTCGCGAACTCGCGCGGCAGAACGAGCAGTTGGAGTCTATCGCTGCCGCGATGCGCCACGAACTGTTCAACACCCTCCAGATCGTCGCCGGGCGCGTCGACATCGCGGGGTCGGAGTTGGAGGGCGGCGACGTGACTGCCGCCCGGGAGTCGCTCCAGACCGCCTCCAAGACGGCCGAACGGATGCGGCGACTCGTCCGCGACTTCGCCGACCTAGCACGAAAAGGCAAGACCATCGAGGCGACCGAGTGGGTCGAGGTCGGTCCCACGGCCGAGAGCGCGTGGGCGTCGGTCGACACCGACGACGCCGAACTCGTCCGTCACAACGGCGGGCGGATCGAAGCCGACCCCGAGCGACTCGACTCGCTACTGGTCAGCGGGTTCCGCTTCGCCGTCCACAACGACGCCAGCCGGATCGACCTAGAACTGCACGACGACGGCTTCACGCTCGCTGGCGACGGCAACGAGTACCACAACCTCGATCCGGAGGCGTTCTTCGAGTACGGCGGCGCGGTGCCGACCGCCAAGGCTGGCATCGCACTGCCGAACCTCCGCACACTCGCGGAGGTCCACGGCTGGAGCGCCCACGTCGACCCCGACTACGAGGGCGGCGTGCGCGTCGTCGTCTCGGACGCGCACGTCGACGTCCGAGAGAACGGGGCCGATGTCGGTGAGACGGGGGCGGTCACGGCGTCGACCTCGTAG
- a CDS encoding cold-shock protein has product MASGKVDFFNDTGGYGFISTDDADEDVFFHMEDVGGPDLEEGQEVEFDIEEAEKGPRATNVVRN; this is encoded by the coding sequence ATGGCATCCGGTAAGGTTGACTTCTTCAACGACACGGGCGGCTACGGTTTCATTTCGACTGACGACGCGGACGAGGACGTGTTCTTCCACATGGAAGACGTCGGCGGTCCGGACCTCGAAGAGGGGCAGGAAGTCGAGTTCGACATCGAAGAGGCCGAGAAGGGCCCGCGCGCGACGAACGTCGTCCGCAACTAA
- a CDS encoding carotenoid oxygenase family protein yields MDAHPGFHSLHEETAETLPVDGSLPDWLTGSLVRNGPGAFSFPDGSAVDHWFDGLAMLYRFTFDPGNRAESSEANGDAVHYRNRFLRTDAYEAARAGEFDGGFATGETTLRSRLTTFLRDPYDNTNIVAERIGDDYLALTESPRRVEFDPNTLDVLDIGESDDDVPNGHLACAHLKRDPATGGLVNLVTTFGRTSRYHVHAITPDGTRRHVGSIETAKPAYLHSFALTPRFVVVAEFPLRLDPLRLFKPGRQRPFIEQFEWEPERGTPIHVLDRTTGEVVAAPVADPVFGFHHVNAFERRGGREVVFDLETVPDATTIDSLYLDELRGGDFGAFGAQVDRFVVDLGDANGRGRYGVADATVTRETLYDGGTALPTVSPARWCDEHRYVYAMSTDAPVDEWARAVLKLDTETRTVTEFDDGGYFGEPIFVPNPAGEAEDDGVVLVVTLEAGATESSLVVLDGETFTERARATLPHAVPFDFHGRYFPELNAKPAV; encoded by the coding sequence ATGGACGCCCACCCCGGCTTTCACTCGCTCCACGAGGAGACGGCCGAGACACTCCCCGTCGACGGCTCGCTTCCCGACTGGCTCACCGGCAGCCTCGTTCGCAACGGCCCCGGTGCGTTCTCGTTCCCCGACGGCAGCGCCGTCGACCACTGGTTCGACGGCCTCGCGATGCTGTACCGCTTCACCTTCGACCCCGGCAACCGCGCCGAGAGCAGCGAGGCGAATGGCGACGCGGTCCACTACCGCAATCGCTTCCTCCGTACCGACGCCTACGAGGCCGCCCGCGCGGGCGAGTTCGACGGTGGCTTCGCCACCGGCGAGACGACGCTTCGTTCGCGACTCACCACCTTCCTGCGCGACCCGTACGACAACACGAACATCGTCGCCGAACGCATCGGCGACGACTACCTCGCACTCACCGAGTCGCCCCGCAGGGTCGAGTTCGACCCGAACACGCTCGACGTCCTCGACATCGGGGAGTCCGACGACGACGTACCGAACGGCCACCTCGCGTGTGCACACCTGAAACGCGACCCCGCGACCGGGGGGCTGGTGAACCTCGTGACGACGTTCGGACGGACGAGTCGCTATCACGTCCACGCCATCACTCCAGACGGCACGCGGCGACACGTCGGGAGCATCGAGACGGCAAAGCCAGCGTACCTCCACAGTTTCGCGCTCACACCGCGGTTCGTCGTCGTCGCGGAGTTCCCACTTCGACTCGACCCGCTTCGCCTGTTCAAGCCGGGGCGGCAACGCCCGTTCATCGAGCAGTTCGAGTGGGAACCCGAGCGCGGCACTCCGATCCACGTCCTCGATCGAACCACTGGTGAGGTGGTTGCCGCGCCCGTGGCCGACCCGGTGTTCGGTTTCCACCACGTCAACGCCTTCGAACGACGCGGCGGCCGCGAGGTGGTCTTCGATCTGGAGACGGTGCCGGACGCGACGACTATCGACTCGCTGTACCTCGACGAACTCCGTGGGGGCGACTTCGGCGCGTTCGGCGCACAGGTGGACCGGTTCGTCGTCGATCTCGGCGACGCGAACGGCCGGGGTCGCTACGGCGTCGCCGACGCGACGGTCACACGAGAGACGCTGTACGACGGCGGAACCGCATTGCCGACGGTGTCGCCTGCGCGGTGGTGCGACGAGCATCGGTACGTCTACGCGATGAGCACCGACGCACCGGTCGACGAGTGGGCACGAGCGGTGTTGAAACTCGACACCGAGACACGGACCGTGACCGAGTTCGACGACGGCGGCTACTTCGGCGAACCCATCTTCGTGCCGAACCCCGCGGGCGAGGCCGAGGACGATGGGGTCGTTCTCGTGGTCACGCTCGAAGCGGGAGCAACGGAGTCGTCGCTCGTGGTGCTCGACGGCGAGACGTTCACCGAACGTGCCCGGGCGACCCTCCCGCACGCGGTGCCGTTCGACTTCCACGGCCGGTACTTCCCGGAACTGAACGCGAAGCCGGCGGTGTAG
- the gcvT gene encoding glycine cleavage system aminomethyltransferase GcvT translates to MTLRKPPLREVHADRGAKFTEFGGWDMPVEFDSIRAEHEAVRESAGIFDVSHMGEIEVAGPDAQTLMQQLTTNDVSRLDPGDAQYAAITREDGVMVDDTVVYRLPDEERDGPEYDGDETVPAYLFIPNAGHDAETHERWIDYRDAHDLDAAVRNVTEDWAMFAVQGPEAPDIVADAVDDDTDVLGLSRFSATFASLLGSDCWVARTGYTGEDGFEVLCPWDAAENVWDAFTESAAPCGLGARDTLRIEEGFLLSGQDFHPEDEPRTPYEADIGFVVDLDTEFVGRDALAEQEADGVEELFVGIELLDRGVPRHGYDVTDENGHVVGTVTSGTMSPSLGKPVALGYLPTDLTDPGTQVNVVVRGQEKRAKVARVPFE, encoded by the coding sequence ATGACGCTCCGGAAGCCACCCCTCCGCGAGGTCCACGCGGACCGTGGCGCGAAGTTCACCGAGTTCGGCGGGTGGGACATGCCCGTCGAGTTCGACTCTATCCGCGCCGAACACGAGGCCGTTCGCGAGTCGGCTGGCATCTTCGATGTCTCCCACATGGGCGAAATCGAGGTGGCGGGCCCCGACGCGCAGACGCTGATGCAGCAACTCACGACGAACGACGTCTCGCGACTCGACCCTGGAGACGCGCAGTACGCCGCCATCACCCGCGAGGACGGCGTGATGGTCGACGACACCGTCGTCTACCGCCTCCCCGACGAGGAACGCGACGGCCCCGAGTACGACGGCGACGAGACGGTCCCAGCGTACCTGTTCATCCCGAACGCGGGCCACGACGCCGAGACACACGAGCGATGGATCGACTACCGCGACGCCCACGACCTCGATGCCGCCGTCCGCAACGTCACCGAAGACTGGGCGATGTTCGCCGTCCAGGGACCGGAGGCGCCCGACATCGTCGCCGACGCCGTCGACGACGACACGGACGTCCTCGGTCTCTCGCGGTTCTCCGCGACGTTCGCGTCGCTTCTCGGCTCCGACTGCTGGGTCGCCCGCACGGGGTACACCGGCGAAGACGGCTTCGAGGTGCTGTGTCCGTGGGACGCCGCCGAAAACGTGTGGGACGCGTTCACCGAGTCGGCGGCGCCGTGTGGACTCGGTGCGCGTGACACACTCCGCATCGAGGAGGGCTTCCTCCTCTCGGGGCAGGACTTCCACCCCGAAGACGAACCGCGGACGCCGTACGAGGCGGACATCGGGTTCGTCGTCGACTTGGACACGGAGTTCGTCGGCCGCGACGCCCTCGCCGAACAGGAGGCCGACGGCGTCGAGGAACTGTTCGTCGGCATCGAACTCCTCGACCGGGGCGTGCCGCGTCACGGCTACGACGTGACAGATGAGAACGGCCACGTCGTCGGCACCGTCACCTCGGGGACAATGAGTCCCTCGCTTGGGAAACCGGTCGCGCTTGGCTACCTCCCGACGGACCTCACCGATCCGGGCACGCAGGTCAACGTCGTCGTGCGCGGACAGGAGAAGCGTGCGAAGGTCGCGCGCGTCCCGTTCGAGTAG
- a CDS encoding Hsp20/alpha crystallin family protein, with product MRDNRDDPFGDIFDEIERMMSEMTGAAGTDDAGFGDETHVAVYEEGDTLRVVADLPGVEKDGVDLQCDGSILTISAEGDHRRFDERVRLPVRVDEHSAAASFNNGILEVTFDVVEPSADINVE from the coding sequence ATGCGTGACAACCGCGACGATCCGTTCGGCGACATCTTCGACGAGATCGAACGGATGATGAGCGAGATGACCGGCGCTGCCGGGACCGACGACGCCGGGTTCGGCGACGAGACGCACGTCGCCGTCTACGAGGAGGGAGACACCCTCCGTGTGGTCGCCGACCTGCCGGGCGTCGAGAAAGACGGCGTCGACCTCCAGTGTGACGGGAGCATCCTCACTATCTCTGCCGAGGGAGACCACCGCCGCTTCGACGAACGAGTTCGCCTGCCGGTCCGTGTAGACGAACACTCTGCTGCGGCGTCGTTCAACAACGGTATCCTCGAAGTGACGTTCGACGTGGTCGAACCCTCAGCCGACATCAACGTCGAGTAA
- a CDS encoding ATP-grasp domain-containing protein has protein sequence MTAVPPDPDLRLAVTTESETFERLRDRLAPHGIAVSHVDCDGRTLPIEGADGDPPDEFAGFDVGWVYPSRLMEGAVVDAHLDVPWVNSREAILASRNKAGALARLADAGVPVPDTQMVSNPADDDAVLAAAEEIGYPLVVKPNSATRGVGVAKATDPDTLLGVTDYLDLVHDYRATGDKSYLLQEFLPEATDYRVMVVDGEYVGAVERRLPEADLAAGKWKHNVHRGAVAEGVDLGPAARNLAEQAASTLGLSLAGVDLLETDERLVVSETNARPTVDAAGKYRDGFDADVAALIRRTAAREDETVP, from the coding sequence ATGACGGCGGTTCCACCCGACCCCGACCTCCGCCTCGCGGTCACGACCGAGTCGGAGACGTTCGAGCGACTCCGTGACCGCCTCGCGCCGCACGGCATCGCGGTCAGCCACGTCGACTGCGACGGGCGGACGCTCCCCATCGAAGGAGCGGACGGCGACCCGCCCGACGAGTTCGCTGGCTTCGACGTGGGCTGGGTGTACCCCTCCAGACTGATGGAAGGCGCGGTGGTCGACGCGCACCTCGACGTGCCGTGGGTGAACAGTCGCGAGGCGATTCTCGCCTCGCGCAACAAGGCCGGAGCGCTCGCCCGTCTCGCGGACGCCGGGGTTCCCGTGCCCGACACGCAGATGGTGTCGAACCCCGCGGACGACGACGCAGTGCTCGCCGCCGCCGAGGAGATCGGCTATCCGCTCGTCGTGAAGCCCAACTCCGCGACCCGCGGCGTCGGCGTCGCGAAGGCGACCGACCCGGACACGCTCCTCGGTGTGACAGACTACCTCGATTTGGTCCACGACTACCGCGCGACGGGCGACAAGTCCTATCTCCTCCAGGAGTTCCTGCCGGAGGCGACCGACTACCGCGTGATGGTCGTCGACGGCGAGTACGTGGGCGCGGTCGAGCGTCGCCTCCCCGAAGCGGACCTCGCGGCGGGCAAGTGGAAACACAACGTCCACCGGGGCGCGGTCGCGGAGGGGGTCGACCTCGGCCCGGCGGCGCGGAACCTCGCAGAGCAAGCGGCGTCGACGCTGGGGCTGTCGCTGGCGGGAGTGGACCTGTTGGAGACGGACGAGCGACTGGTCGTCTCGGAGACGAACGCGCGGCCGACCGTCGACGCCGCGGGGAAGTATCGCGACGGGTTCGACGCGGACGTGGCGGCGCTGATCCGGCGGACGGCGGCGCGAGAAGACGAGACAGTACCGTAG
- the gcvH gene encoding glycine cleavage system protein GcvH, which translates to MSFDVPDDRHYRESHEWIDPETGRVGITDFAQDELGDVVFVELPSAGDSIDAGGEFGVIESIKAVSDLYAPVSGEVTAVNEDLFDAPELVNDDPFGDGWMLEVDFDEADLDDLLTAEEYADQIA; encoded by the coding sequence ATGAGTTTCGACGTTCCCGACGACCGGCACTACCGCGAGTCGCACGAGTGGATCGACCCCGAGACGGGGCGAGTCGGCATCACCGACTTCGCGCAGGACGAACTCGGCGACGTGGTGTTCGTCGAACTCCCGAGCGCCGGCGACAGCATCGACGCCGGCGGCGAGTTCGGCGTCATCGAGTCGATCAAGGCCGTCTCCGACCTGTACGCGCCCGTCTCCGGCGAGGTGACGGCCGTGAACGAGGATCTGTTCGACGCACCCGAACTCGTCAACGACGACCCGTTCGGCGACGGCTGGATGCTCGAAGTCGACTTCGACGAGGCCGACTTGGACGACCTCCTCACGGCCGAGGAGTACGCCGACCAGATCGCGTAA
- the gap gene encoding type I glyceraldehyde-3-phosphate dehydrogenase yields MSKSYLSAGEDVDEPVRVGLNGFGRIGRNVFRAVLEDPRIELVGINDVMDGEEMRYLASYDSVMGRLDGISYDADARELSIGDTAVPILDEQDPADLPWDDLGADVALECTGVFRTKEDAEKHVEAGADVAIISAPPKGEKPVKQLVYGVNHEAEYEGETVVSNASCTTNSVTPVAKVLDEEFGIASGTLTTVHAYTGSQNLVDGPKAKTRRGRAAAENIVPTSTGAAQAATDILPQLQGKLDGMAMRVPVPNGSLTELVVDLEASPSADEINEAFRDAADSGPLAGVLGYTDDEVVSRDIIGLPFSSYVDLRSTNVVGDDDEGIAKILTWYDNEYGFSNRMLDVAAYVNDY; encoded by the coding sequence ATGAGTAAATCGTACCTCTCGGCGGGCGAAGACGTGGATGAGCCTGTTCGGGTCGGTCTGAACGGCTTCGGTCGTATCGGTCGAAACGTCTTCCGTGCCGTCCTGGAGGACCCGCGGATCGAACTCGTCGGCATCAACGACGTGATGGACGGCGAGGAGATGCGCTATCTCGCCTCCTACGACTCGGTGATGGGCCGCCTCGACGGCATCTCCTACGACGCCGACGCGCGCGAACTGTCCATCGGTGACACCGCCGTTCCGATCCTCGACGAACAGGACCCCGCGGACCTCCCGTGGGACGACCTCGGTGCGGACGTGGCCCTGGAGTGTACGGGCGTGTTCCGCACGAAAGAGGACGCTGAGAAACACGTCGAGGCGGGCGCAGACGTGGCCATCATCTCCGCGCCGCCGAAAGGCGAGAAGCCGGTCAAGCAGTTGGTGTACGGTGTCAACCACGAGGCCGAGTACGAGGGTGAGACGGTCGTCTCGAACGCCTCCTGCACGACCAACTCCGTCACGCCGGTCGCGAAGGTCCTCGACGAGGAGTTCGGCATCGCCTCGGGGACGCTCACCACGGTCCACGCGTACACCGGCAGCCAGAACCTCGTCGACGGGCCGAAGGCGAAGACGCGCCGCGGTCGCGCGGCCGCCGAGAACATCGTCCCGACCTCGACGGGCGCGGCGCAGGCCGCGACCGACATCCTGCCGCAACTGCAGGGCAAACTCGACGGGATGGCGATGCGTGTCCCCGTCCCGAACGGGTCGCTCACCGAACTCGTCGTGGACCTGGAGGCGTCGCCGTCGGCCGACGAGATCAACGAGGCGTTCCGCGACGCCGCCGACTCCGGACCGCTGGCGGGCGTCCTCGGCTACACGGATGACGAAGTCGTCAGCCGCGACATCATCGGCCTGCCGTTCTCCTCGTACGTCGACCTGCGCTCCACGAACGTCGTCGGCGACGACGACGAGGGCATCGCGAAGATTCTGACGTGGTACGACAACGAGTACGGCTTCTCGAACCGCATGCTCGACGTCGCCGCGTACGTCAACGACTACTGA